The following coding sequences are from one Ctenopharyngodon idella isolate HZGC_01 chromosome 17, HZGC01, whole genome shotgun sequence window:
- the cdk1 gene encoding cyclin-dependent kinase 1 → MDDYLKIEKIGEGTYGVVYKGRNKTTGQVVAMKKIRLESEEEGVPSTAVREISLLKELQHPNVVRLLDVLMQESKLYLVFEFLSMDLKKYLDSIPSGQFMEPMLVKSYLYQILEGILFCHCRRVLHRDLKPQNLLIDNKGVIKLADFGLARAFGVPVRVYTHEVVTLWYRAPEVLLGASRYSTPVDVWSIGTIFAELATKKPLFHGDSEIDQLFRIFRTLGTPNNEVWPEVESLPDYKNTFPKWKSGNLANTVKNLDKNGIDLLTKMLIYDPPKRISARQAMTHPYFDDLDKSSLPANNLKI, encoded by the exons ATGGATGACTATCTTAAGATAGAGAAAATTGGTGAAG GTACGTATGGTGTGGTATATAAGGGCAGGAATAAAACCACAGGACAGGTGGTGGCTATGAAGAAGATCCGCCTTGAGAGTGAGGAGGAGGGGGTGCCCAGCACTGCTGTCAGAGAAATCTCTCTCCTCAAGGAGCTTCAGCATCCAAATGTTGTACG cctgTTAGATGTGCTGATGCAAGAGTCAAAGTTATACTTGGTGTTTGAGTTTCTGTCCATGGATCTGAAGAAGTATTTGGACTCCATCCCATCTGGCCAGTTCATGGAGCCCATGCTGGTCAAG AGTTACCTGTATCAGATCCTCGAGGGGATTCTGTTCTGCCACTGTCGCAGAGTTCTGCATCGTGACCTAAAGCCCCAGAACCTGCTGATTGATAATAAAGGTGTAATTAAGCTTGCAGACTTTGGGCTCGCACGTGCCTTTGGAGTCCCGGTCAGAGTGTACACACATGAG GTGGTAACTCTGTGGTACAGAGCTCCTGAAGTCTTGCTGGGGGCCTCACGTTATTCCACACCTGTAGACGTCTGGAGTATTGGTACCATCTTTGCTGAACTTGCCACCAAGAAACCACTCTTCCATGGAGACTCAGAAATAGACCAGCTTTTCAGGATCTTTAG GACTCTGGGAACCCCTAACAATGAGGTCTGGCCAGAAGTTGAGTCACTACCAGATTATAAGAATACCTTCCCAAAGTGGAAATCTGGGAATCTGGCCAACACAGTGAAAAACCTAGACAAGAATGGAATCGACCTGCTCACG AAAATGCTGATTTATGACCCTCCTAAGAGGATTTCAGCACGGCAAGCGATGACACACCCGTATTTTGATGATTTGGATAAGAGCAGTCTTCCAGCCAATAACCTCAAGATATAG